GCCACGCTCACCCCGCGACCTTCCTGGTCACCAGCCCGACTTCGGTGATGTCCAGCCGTTTGCAGATTTCGAGCACCGCCGACACCTTTTCGTAGTGCGCGGCGGCGTCGCCCTTGAGCACCACCGGCAGCGCCGGGTTGGCGCTCTTGTACTGGCCGAGCCGCGCTTCGAGCGTGGCCATGTCGACCGGGTAGGCGTCGAGGAACACGTCGCCGGCGGCGGTGATGGTGATGGCCTTGGTCTGCGGCTTGGCGAGACTTCCGCCGGCCTGCGTCTGCGGCGCCTCGACCTTGATGCCCTGCACCGAGGCGGTGGTCATGATGATGAACACCACCAGCAGCACGTAGGCCAGGTCCAGCATCGGCGTGACGTTGATTTCGTCGTAGGGCTGGTTGTCGTCCTTGACGTCGGCGGACATGGCGCGCTGGTGCCCTTATCGGCCGTGAACTTCAGCGACGCGAGTGATGAACTCGTCGACGAAGATCTGCATGTCGGCGCTGATGTTCTTGATGCGCGACGCGAGGTAGTTGTAGCCGAACAGCGCCGGGATGGCGACGGCGAGGCCGGCCACCGTGGCCAGCAGCGCGGCGGCGATGCCCGGCGCGATGGCGTTCACGTTCACGTCACCCGCCGCGGCGATCGCGGCGAAGGTGATCATGACGCCGACCACGGTGCCGAGCAGGCCGAGGAAGGGGCCGCCGGAAATGGCGATGGTCAGCAGCACCATCTGCGAATTGAGCTTGTGCGACTCGCGCACCAGATCGGCGTCGATCGATGCCTTGATCGCGTCCATCGACGCACCAGTCAGGCCGGCCGCCTCGCCCTGCGCGTCGAAGCGCTTGCGGATTTCGCGCAGACCGGCGCCGTACAGGCGGAACAGCGACGAGCTCTTGTGCGTGGCGCCCTGATCGAGCGTCAGGAAGTCGGTGCTGGCGCCGCGGAAGCGCTGCAGGAAGGCGCGGTTGTCGCCGTCGATGCGGCCGACCAGCAAGGCCTTGGCGATCATCACCCAGCAGCTGATGACGAACATGACGGCGAGGATGACGATGACCACCCAGGCGTCGACGGTGAGGTTGTCGATCAGGATGCCGAAGTAGTTGTGACCACCTTCTTCACCCTCGACGGCGTCTTCGCGCACCGTCACGAAGGTCGCGTCAGCGCCCTGCCCGGCCGCGGCCAGCTTGATCCAGTCGGCGCTGCGCGCGGTGTTCGCCAGCTGCAGCTCGTCCAGTTCACCGGTGAAGCCGTCACCGATCACCACCTCGGCCTGTTCAGCCGGCAAGGTGGCATCGGCCGAAGCAACCGGCTGACCATCGACATAGAGCGTCGCCTTGCCGCCACCGACCGTCGCCGCGACGTGCTGCCAGGCACCCGGCTTCAGCGCGCCGCCCGCCACACGGGTGGCGCCGACATTCAGCACATAGGCGCTGTCCTCGACCTTCACCGTCAGCGTGCCCTGCGCATACAGCGTGGCCTGCTGCGCTGCCGCCGGCTTGATCCAGGCCGACATCGTCCACGCGCCGCCGGCGGAGGTGGCCAGTTGCGGTGCAGCCGGCACGCGCAGCGCGCTGCCGTTGAAGATCGCCGCGTCGCCGAGCAGCGCCGCCTTCTGCAGCGTGACAGTGCCGGCTGCGGTCAGCGCACTGGCGGACGCGTCAGCCAGCGGTGCCGCTTCGGCGAACTGCCAGGCGCCGACAGTCGAGCCGTCCCAGGTCGTCTTGCTGTCCGGCGTGCCGCCGACCGCGGCGTTGCCGAAGTAGGCATACAGCGTCGTGCTCTGGCCCGGCGCGATCAAGGGCACCTGCACCCACACGACCGCCAGCTCGTTCAGGCTGTCGTAACGCTCGACGTGGTGCTTCAGCACCGTCTTGTCGTCACCGGCGACGAAACGCAGGTCGGAGCCGTCTTCCTTCGCCGCGGTGAAGTCGAAATTGCCGCTGTGCAGCCGCACGGCGACCGGCACCGACGACTGCGGCGCAGTGATCGCCACACCGGTGGCGGAGGTATCGAGCGTGACGGTGCGGCGGGCGGTCCACGCCTCGTCCCACCAGGCGTTGGCAAAAGTAGGGGCAAGCGCCAGCAGGGCGCCGAAGGCAATGATGTTTTTCATGGCAGGCAGGGAAAATTTCAGGCCGGATTCTCGCGGCCCAAGGTGTCCTTGCCATGACATGAAATATGGGGATGGATAGTCCGAACGGACTATCGCGACTTGCGCATCGATGCTGGACGCGGCGCGGGACCAGTCTGGCGGCCCTCTCAGATCACCGGCTCCGGCGACCGGTCAGGCGCCCCCTTGTAGGAGCGGTCCTCTGACCGCGACGCAGCGGTTGCAGTCCACCGGCTCCGATACAGGCTGCTGTCGGGGTCAGAGGACCCCTCCCACAGAATCATGGCTTCCGTGGCGGATCGTGCGCACCTACTGTAGGAGCGGTCTTCTGACCGCGACACGGCGGTTGCAGTCCCCAGCCTCCGATACAGGCCGCTGTCGCAGTCAGAAGACCGCCCGCACAGCGTGCACTGCCGGACGCGCGTGAATCAGCTTACTGACCGCCAAGCAGCGGATGCACGGCCTCCGGCCTCAGCACCTCCGCATCCCACCCGAACACCTCTGCCAGCCGCTCGAAAGCCGCACCCGGCCCGCAGCGCAGTTCGATGCCGGCGCCGCTGAGCGGGTGACGGATATGCATATGTATACAGGCGAGCAGCAGCCGCGACTCGCCGCACAGCGTGGCGACGTAGCGGTTGTGCGCGCCCTTGCCGTAACTGGCGTCGCCGATGACCGGATGGGCGATGTGCTTCAGGTGACGGCGGATCTGGTGCGTGCGGCCGGTCAGCGGCATCGCCTCGACCAGCGCGTAGCGGCTGCTCGGGTAGCGGTCGATCGCCACCGGCATTTCGGCCACGGCCAGGCGCCGGTAGCGGGTGACGGCCGGCTGCGCCGCCAACGGTTCGGCGCCCTCGCGTGCGCCGCGCGGGTCGATCGCGTCGTCGATGCGGCGCAACGGGTGGTCGATCTCGCCCGACTCCGGCGGGTGGCCGCGCACCACCGCGAGATAGCGCTTGGCCGGCAGGTGCTGCGCGAACTGCTGCGCCAGCGCATGCGCCGACGCGGCGTCGAGCGCGAACACCAGCACGCCCGAGGTGCCGCGGTCCAGCCGGTGCACCGGCCACACGCGCTGGCCGATCTGGTCGCGCAGCCGCTGCACCGCGAACTCGGTTTCGTGGCGATCGAGCGCGGTGCGATGCACCAGCAGGCCGGACGGCTTGTCGATGGCGATCATCTGCGCGTCGCGGTAGAGGATGTCGAGCATGGGAGGACTGGTTCAGGGGTCGCCGCGGATCATGCCCGAAGGCGCCGCGCCGTGGCGCGAAGGGCGCATCCCTTGTCCGGGATCAACACCTGCGCTTGCCCGCCCGGGCACCATCGCGTCCGCTCGGCCCTTTCAGGCCTGCCCGCACACGCCGACCGGCCGCACCAGACGATGCCGGCGGCGATGGTGTCGGAGACCGACGACAACACAACACAGAACAGAGCCGCCCCATGACCTTCATGCCTGCCCCTGCCCTGCCGGACGAGGCCGCACGCCTCGCCGCGCTGGCCGAATACGCCATCCTCGATACCGACGCCGATCCGCTCTACGACGACTTCGTGCTGCTCGCGACCCGCCTGTGCGGCACGCCGATGGCCTATATCAGCCTGGTCGACCACGACCGCCAGTGGTTCAAGGCGCGTACCGGCGGCGGGCCGGACGAGACGCCGCGCAGCATTGCGCTGTGCAGCCACGCGATCGCTCAGCGCGAGGTGTTCGTGGTCGAGGATACGCACGCCGACGTGCGCTTCGCCGGCAATCCGCTGGTCACCGGTGCGCCGCACATCCGCTTCTACGCCGGCGCGCCGCTGGTGACGCCGGAAGGTCATGCGGTCGGCGCGCTGTGCGTGGCCGATCACGTGGCGCGCCAGCTCAGCGCCGGGCAGATCGAATCGCTGGCGGCACTGGCGCGACACGTCGTGTCGCAGCTCGAACTGCGCCGCGCCACGCTGCGTCAGGAGCGCACGCGGCGCGCACTCGAAGCGTCGGAACGCCGCCTGCGCGACATGAACGAACACCTGGAAGAACGCGTCGCCGCGCGCACGCTGGAACTGCGCCAGCTCAACGACGATCTGGCCGCCTTCGGCTACTCGTGCGCGCACGATCTGCGCACGCCGCTGCGCGCCATCGACGGCTTCTCGCGCATCCTGATGGAAGAGGCGGCGGCCAGCCTGAACGACGAACAACGCCTGTACCTCGACCGCATCGTCGCCAACACGGTGCGCATGGGCGAGCTGATCGACGCCATCCTCGACTTCTCGCGCATCGGCAGCAAGTCGCCACAGGTACAACGCATCAACCCGGCCGCGCTGGTGCGCGAGGTGATCGCCTCGCACCCCGGCTACCGCGACGACAAGCGCGTCAAGGTCGACATCGGCACCCTGCCCGACACGCTGGCCGACCCGGTGCTGTTCCGTCAGGTGTGGCAGAACCTGATCGACAACGCGCTGAAATTCTCACGCGCGCAACCGCGCAGCGAAGTGACGGTGGAAGGCTGGATAGAACCGGGCCGCGCCTGCTACGCGGTCAGCGACAACGGCCCCGGCTTCGACCCGTCGCAGGCGCACCGGCTGTTCCGCGTGTTCGAACGCCTGCATCCGGCGGCCGAACATCCCGGCGTGGGCGCGGGCCTGGCCATCGTGTCGCGCATCGTGTCGCGCCACGGCGGGCGCATCCGCGCCGAGTCGGCGGCTGGCGGCGGCGCACGTTTCGTCGTCGAAATGCCGCTGGCGCGCGCCGGCGCACTCACCCGCGTGGCGGAGCCGGAAACGGCCGCCGCCTGACATCGAGGCGCCGACGGTGCTAGATTGACAGCACCATCCAGCGGGAGGTGAGTCATGACTGATGCACGCACGTGTGAATACATCGTCGATCTGACGAATCACTCAAACCGCCTGCGGCTCGAAGCCGCCGTGCCGGGGCGTCCGATGAAGGTGGTGGTGCGCGACCCGGCGCATCCGGACGGGCCGGCGATCCACGGCACCGGCCTGCTCAGCGCCGACGGCCGCAGCTTCGCCATCGACATCCCGACGCCGTCGGGGCTGCACCACCAGGCCTGTGACTGGGCCAGGCTGAGTGCCGAACTGAACACCTATTCAGAGTTCGACTGAACGCTGCGGCGCGGCTCAGCGCTCGCGTCGCCCGTCCGGCAGACCGAGCGCGCGCCAGCCGTCGATGCCCAGCTTCTGCAGCGTTTCGATATTGCGCTCGTAGATGCTCTCGGCTTCGGGGAAGGCATCGACCGCGCGCGTGACGCTGGCCTCGCGCAGCAGGTGTATGGTCGGAAACGGGGCGCGGTTGGTGTAGTTGCCGATGTCGTCGGGCTCGGTTTCGGCGAACTGCCACTGCGGGTGGAAGGCGGCGACCTGGATCACGCCTTCGTGACCCTGCTCGCTGACGGCCTCGTCGACGATGTCGAGGAAGTCGTTGAAATCGAGGAAATCGCCGAGCAGCGAGGCGTGCATGATCAGCGTGGTATCGACCTGCTGTGGATCGGCCGCGGCGAGAAAGTCGATCTCGCGGTCGATGTCTTCGAGCAGGCCGTCGAGGTGCTTCGCCTCGCTCACCACGTAACGCACCTGCTCCTTCACATACACCGCCTTGGCGAACGGGCACAGATTGAGCCCGATGACCGCCTTCTCGATCCAGTTGCGGGTGGCGGCGATGACTTCATCCTTGTTCATCAGACAGAATCTTCCAGCAGGAATTGTTCGACCGGCGCGGTCTGCGCGATGTCCATGAACATCGGCGCGTGACCGACACCGGGTATTTCGAGCGTGCGTGCCTTCGGGCCGCGTGCGCTCATCTGCGTCAGCGTGTCGTGCGTCAGCAGGTCGGATTGTGCACCGCGCACGCACAGCGTCGGGCAGCGTATCGCGTCGTACAGATTCCACAGTTCGATGTCGCCGAGGAACTGCATGGCGGCCAGCGGCTTGCCGATGTCCGGGTCGTAGCCCATTTCGAAACCGCCCTCCGCCGACGGCCGCGTCACGTGAACGGTCAGGTGGCGCCACTGCGCGTCGGTCAGCGGGCCGAAAGGCGCGCTGACGACACGGATGTAGCGCTCGGCCTCGTCCAGCGACGCGAACTTCGGTGCCTTGCCGACGTACTCGGCGATGCGGCGCAGGCTGACCGCCGTGACCACCGGACCGACGTCGTTCAGCACCATGCGCGTGACCGGTGTCTGCGGCAGCGCGGCCAGCGCCATGCCGATCAGGCCACCCATCGAGGTGCCGAACCAGTGCACCTGTTCGACGCCGAGGCGGGCGATCAGCGTCACCATGTCGCCGACGTACTGCGGCACGCCGTAGCCTGCCGCGTCCGGCAGCCAGTCGCTGCGGCCGCGCCCGACCACGTCCGGGCAGACGACGCGGTAATGTTGCGACAGGCGCTGCGCAAGGAAGTCGAAATCGCGGCCAACCCGGGTCAACCCATGCACGCAAATGAGCACCCGCGGGTTGTCCGGCTCGCCCCACTCGGCATAGGCCATCCGGTGCAGCCCCTTCGGGTTGGCACACTGCACGTGCAGCAGCCGCGGCTGTTCGCTCACCCGCGCCCGCCCGAACCACCCCGCCACCTTGTCGATCACGCCCATGTCGCCCCCTAGCCTCTTGCCCCTAACCCCTGGCCCCTAGAACCGATTGTGCCAGTAGCGCGCGTCCTGCTCGCGGCTGCGTTCGATCGCGATGCCCGCCGCCGTGAAGCGGTAGCGCACCGCACCGTCGTGATCGCTGCGCCGCTGGGTCGCGCCAGAGGCCTCGTAGCGCGCAGCGACAGCCGGGTGCGGGTGATTGAAGCGGTTGCGGTAGCCGACCGCATGCACCACCTCGCGCGCCGCGACCGCATCGACAAAGACCTGCGTGGAAGAAGTGCGGCTGCCGTGGTGCGGACTGACCAGCAGGTATGCAGCAAGCGGCGCGCCTGCCGCCACCAGCTCGCTTTCTCCGTCGGCCAGCAGATCACCGGTGATCAGTGCGCCGCCGTGCACCGACTGCACCCGCAGCACGCATGACAGCGCATTGCTCGAGCGCGCCCCGCGCCTCACCGCACCCGGCGGCGGGTGCAGCAGTTCGAACAGCACGCCGTCGGCCACCCACCGCTGCCCGGCGGCGCAGTCCTCGGTATCCGGCCGCAGCAGCCGCAGCCCGTCGTGCGCCGGCACCGACGACAGCACACGTTCGACCGGCATGCCGTCGAGCAGCGAGGCGGCGCCACCCGAATGGTCGCTGTCGGCGTGACTGACCAGCAGCAGGTCGAGCCGGCGCACGCCGCTGGCGCGCAGATAGGGCAGCAGCAAGCGCTCGCCGGCGTCGGCTTCGGCGCCGTAGCGCGGTCCGGTATCGAACACCAGGTCGTGCGCCGCCGTCTGCACATGCACCGCCAGCCCCTGCCCGACGTCGAGCACGGTGACCGTCATGTTGCCGGCCAGCGGCCGCGGCGGCGCGAAGAGTAGCAAGGGCAGCATCAGCGGCAATGCGAGTACGCGCCCGCTCCACCCGGCTGGCGCCAGCGCGCAGGCAGCGCCTGCGACACCGGCCAGCACCGCCCACGGTGGCGGTGCTGCGCCGTGCCACAGCGCCCAGTCCGGCGTCGTCAGCGTTGCCGCAATGCTCATCAGCACCGATGTCAGCGCATGCGCACAGATGAGCAGCAGGTCGACGGGCAGCAGCACCGCCAGCAGGGCCAGCGGCGTGATCAGGCCACTGACCAGCGGTATCGCGAACAGATTGACCAGCGGTGCCAGCAGCGACATGCGGCCGAACAGCGCCAGCGTCAGCGGCGCCAGCCCGACGGTGATCGCCGCCTGCGCCTGCAGCCAGCGACGCAGCGGATGACGGGCGCCGACGCCGCTGGCTGCGGCATAGAACAGCACGGCCACCGCACCGAAGGACAGCCAGAAACCGGCGTCGATCACCGCCAGCGGATGCAGCGGCAGCACGACAGCGACCGCCAGCGCCAGTGCGCGCGACGGCGACGAGAAGCGCCCGGCGAGCAGCGCAAGGCCGGCGGTGGCGAGCATGATCAGCGTGCGCTGCGCCGGAATGCCGAAGCCGGCCAGCGCACAGTAGGCGGTGGCGGCCAGCAGCCCGGTCAGCACACCCGCCCGCTGCGCCGGACAGCGCAGCGCAAGCAGGGGCACGCGGCGCCAGACCGCAGCACACAACCAGCCGGCCAGCGCCGCCACCATGGTTACGTGCAGGCCGGAGATCGACACCAGATGGGTCAGACCGGCGCGCTCGAACAGATCCCACTGGGCCGGCGGAATGGCGCGCTGGTCGCCGATCGCCAGCGCGATCAGCACCCCCGCCCACGGATGGGTGACGGATACGCCGTCGACCACGCCGAGCGCGCGTTCGAAGCGCTCGCGTACCGCCTGCCGCGCGCGCTGCACCGCGTAGCCGACGCCCGCCGCCTCGGCCTCCAGCATGCGCGGCACGGCGTCGCCGGAGATACGTACATGACCGGTGGCGCCGATGCCGCGTGCAAACAGCCAGCCTTCGTAATCGAAACCGTGCGGATTCATGTTGCCGTGCGGCCGCTTCAGTCGCACGCGCAGCTGCCAGCGACTGCCGGCCGGCAACGCGGGGCGCGCCAACGACGCCTGCTCGCCGCGCGCGCCGTACCAGTTCAGCACGATGCGCGCCGGCACACCCGGCGGCGCCCGCTCGACCTCGAAATCGAAGCGCAGGCCGCGCTCGATGCGCACCGGCAGGCCGGCAACGACGCCGACGATGTCGAGGTCACGTCCTTCGAGCACGCTGTCCAGACGCCGGTCGAGCTGCGTCAGCCCCCAGCCGGCCGCCCAGCAGAACGACGCCAGCAGCGCCCCGACGCAGGACAGCGCGCGCCAGCGGCGACCGGCGAGCACGCACACCAGCGCCAGCACCGCCAGCGCGCCGAGCTCCGGCAAGTCGGGCAGCCGTTCGAGCCGCGACGCAAGGAAGGCGCCGGCCACCAGTGACGATGCGAGACGGATGGACATTCGTCAATTATCGCTCAACCACCCATATGGCATATATCGATAACACCCTCCGCCACCCGCGGCCGGAACCTCCGCTCGCGGCGCCGATCCAGAGCAGGCAGGATGCGACGTCGGCCACGCCCCGGCGGCTCGTCTTGACGCTACGCTGTGCATGACGATCCGCTCCCGACCCATGAAGAAAATCATTCGCAGCTACCTGCCCGACACCGAAAGCCTGCGCCGCAACCGCTGGCTGGCGCCCTTTGCCGATACGCTGGGCCACCCGCGTCTGTGGCGGCTCAACCGCCACAGCTGTGCCGGCGGCGTTGCCGTCGGCCTGTTCGCCGGACTGATCCCCGGGCCGCTGCAGATACTTGGCGCCGCCGTGCTGTCGGTGCTGTTGCGGGTGAACCTGCCGCTGGCGATGGTGGTCACCTTCTACAGCAACCCGCTCACCATCGTGCCGCTGTATGCGGTCGCCTGGGCCTACGGCCGGCTGGTGATGCCGCTGATCGGCCTGCAGATGCCGGAAGGAGCACGCTTCCAGGCGCCGGTCATCCCCGACGGCGCCGGTTTCAGCGGCTGGATACACGCGCTGGCAGACTGGTTCTTCGCGCTCGGCGAGCCGCTGCTGATCGGTCTGCCGCTGCTGGCGCTGACGCTGGCGGGGCTCGGCTACGTGGCCGTACTCGGCGCCTGGCGCTGGCATCTGCTCCGCAACTGGCGCCGCCGCGCCGAGCGACGCGGAAAGCCATGACGCTCACACGAGAGAAATTCGCGCTTTACCAGCGCTTCGAAGGTGAACTCGACGCCCGCACGCGGATGGCGCCCGACACGCGCGCGCTGCTGTCCGACGAGGAGTGGGCACTGATCGACGACCTGCGCATGCAGATCGCCGTCGTCAGATCGGGACACGCATCGGAAGCGTTCGCGACTACGGTGCAGCAGCGGCTGGACGAGATCGCGGACGCCGACCTGCGCGCTGCGTTGTGGGACAGCCGGTAACGTAGCGCCGCGCACCTTCGTCCGCCGAGTCGCAGCCAAGGCCGCTCCCACAGGGTTTGCGCTCGAGCAGTGGTCTGAGCCTGGAACAGGGTTCTGTGGGAGGGGTCTTCTGACCCCGACAGCAGCCTGTACCGAAGCCGGCGGACGGCGGCCGCCGTGTCGCGGCCAGGGCTGCTCCGACAGGAGGACCGCTGGCGGTCTTCCCGCGAGGCCGCTGCAGCCCGGGTCAGAACCGGCCGTCCACCAGCCTCACGGTGCGGTCGGTGCGCGCCGCCAGCCTTTCGTCGTGGGTGACGATGACGAAGCTGGTGCCGCGGGTGCGGCTCAGCGTCAGCATCAGGTCGAACACGCCGTCGGCGGTGCGGCTGTCGAGATTGCCGGTCGGTTCGTCGGCCAGCACGCAGGCCGGCTGGGTCACCAGCGCGCGGGCGATGGCGACACGCTGGCGCTCGCCGCCTGACAGTTCGCCCGGCTGGTGCTCGACCCGGTGCGCCAGCCCGACTTCGGCCAGCATGGCCGCAGCCGCTTCGCGCGCCTGGGCGCGGGTCTGGCGGCGGATCATCAGCGGCATCGCCACGTTGTCCAGCGCCGAGAACTCGGCCAGCAGATGGTGGAACTGGTAGACGAAACCCAGCGAGCGGTTGCGCAGCGCACCGCGCGCCGCCTCGCCGAGCGACGAATAGTCCTGACCGAGCAGCGACACGCTGCCGGCGGTCGGCACATCCAGCCCGCCCAGCAGGTGCAGCAGCGTGCTCTTGCCGGAGCCGCTGGCGCCGACGATGGCGACGCGCTCGCCGCGGATGACATCGAGGTCCACGCCGGACAGCACCGGCACCTCGACCTTGCCCTGATGGAATACCTTGGTCAGCCCGCGGCAGCTCAGCACGATGTCACTCATAGCGCAGCGCCTCCGCCGGTTGCACGCGCGAGGCGCGCCAGCTCGGATACAGCGTGGCGACCAGGGTCAGCACGCCGCCGATCAGCGTCACCGTGACGACATCGCTCATCAGGATTTCCGACGGCAGCTCCGGAATGAAATACACCTCGGACGACCACAGCGACACGCCGACGATCTTCTCGATGGCGGGCACCACCACGTCGAGGTTGGCCGCCAGCAGCACGCCGCCGGCCACGCCGAGCAGCAGGCCGAAGCCGCCGATGATGGCGCCCTGCACGACGAACACCGCCATCATGCTGGCCGGGCTGGCGCCCAGCGTGCGCAGGATGGCGATGTCGGCCTGCTTGTCGGTCACCACCATGATGAGCATGGACACGATGTTGAAAGCAGCCACCGCGACGATGAGCGACAGGATGATGAACATCATGTTCTTCTCGATCGCGATGGCGCGGAAGAAGTTGGCGTGCTGGCGCGTCCAGTCGCCGACCAGCAGCTCCTGGCCGGACAGCTTGGCGTGCAGTTCGCGCGCCACGCGCGGCGCGTCGAACAGGTCGCCCAGCTTCAGGCGCACGCCGGACACGCGGTCTTCCATCCGGTACAGCGTCTGCGCGTCCTGCATGTGGATCAGCGCGAGGCTGGCGTCGTATTCGAAATGCCCGGCCTCGAACACGCCGACCACGGTGAACTGCTTCAGCCGCGGCAGCACCGCGGCCGGCGTCACCAGGCCCTGCGGCGCGATCAGCGTCACCTTGTCGCCCAGCTGCACCTGCAGCGCGCGCGCCAGTTCGAGGCCCAGCACCACGCCGTAGCCACCGGGCTGCAGATCGGTCAGCTTGCCGGCGCGCATGTGCTGGCTGAAGTCGGCCACGCCGTCCTCGGCCGCCGGCAGCACGCCGCGCACCATGGCACCGCGCACCGTCTGGTCGAAGGACAGCATGGCCTGTTCGCTCACATAGGGCGCGGCCGCCTTGACCTCGGGGTTCTTCAGCACGGCGTCGGCCACCTGCTGCCAGTCGGCCAGTTCGTTGTCGTAGCCGGTCACCTGAATGTGCGAGGCGACGCCGAGGATGCGGGTGCGCAACTCCTTCTGGAATCCGTTCATCACCGACAGCACGGTGATCAGCGCCGCCACCCCGAGCGCCAGCCCGAAGGTGGAGATCAGGGAAATGAAGGAAATGAAGCCGTTGCGCCGTTTCGCCCGCACATAGCGCAGGCCGAGCAAGATTTCGTAGTTCATGGGGTCGGCATGGTACCGGATGGCGCCCGCGCGCCCGCCAGGGATGATGCGGCAGCGCCGCGTCGGATTCCGCCGACCGGGCAGCGGCCAGTCCCCCGCGCGGCGTGCCGCAAGCCGGGTAAACTCCCGGCCATGTCCCTGCATCTCGTCCTGCCCGGCCTGCTCT
The window above is part of the Methyloversatilis discipulorum genome. Proteins encoded here:
- a CDS encoding lipoprotein-releasing ABC transporter permease subunit — its product is MNYEILLGLRYVRAKRRNGFISFISLISTFGLALGVAALITVLSVMNGFQKELRTRILGVASHIQVTGYDNELADWQQVADAVLKNPEVKAAAPYVSEQAMLSFDQTVRGAMVRGVLPAAEDGVADFSQHMRAGKLTDLQPGGYGVVLGLELARALQVQLGDKVTLIAPQGLVTPAAVLPRLKQFTVVGVFEAGHFEYDASLALIHMQDAQTLYRMEDRVSGVRLKLGDLFDAPRVARELHAKLSGQELLVGDWTRQHANFFRAIAIEKNMMFIILSLIVAVAAFNIVSMLIMVVTDKQADIAILRTLGASPASMMAVFVVQGAIIGGFGLLLGVAGGVLLAANLDVVVPAIEKIVGVSLWSSEVYFIPELPSEILMSDVVTVTLIGGVLTLVATLYPSWRASRVQPAEALRYE